A single region of the Leptothrix cholodnii SP-6 genome encodes:
- a CDS encoding peptidylprolyl isomerase has translation MNALPVTSATVRLRRVSTGLLTALVMGVASLSSGPALAQSVFAARVNGVGIPAQRLERQFEALLRERQIHIARLQNPARARELRREALDRLIGIELLGQQARALGLEADDAAVERAITEARSRFRSAEVFAQRIAIEGHDEASHREHTRKLLSGERLAQRIVDREVHITEADIAAFHEANPALFRRPEQVRVRQLLVALPADAEPALKAQARSRIEALLVRARAGESFEALARTHSDAPTRQWGGALDPFGRGSQPRAIEDAAFALAPGALSEVIETSAGWQILQLDERIAAVSVPLDEVRERIRRHLHDGRGQQAVEREIARLREQGRVELLMPL, from the coding sequence ATGAATGCCCTGCCCGTGACGAGCGCCACCGTCCGCCTGCGCCGCGTGTCGACCGGGCTGCTGACGGCGCTGGTGATGGGGGTGGCGAGCCTGTCGAGCGGCCCGGCGCTCGCGCAATCGGTGTTCGCCGCGCGGGTCAACGGCGTGGGCATCCCGGCGCAGCGGCTGGAGCGCCAGTTCGAGGCGCTGCTGCGCGAACGCCAGATCCACATCGCCCGCCTGCAGAACCCGGCCCGGGCGCGCGAACTCCGGCGCGAGGCGCTCGACCGCCTGATCGGCATCGAGCTGCTGGGGCAGCAGGCGCGTGCGCTGGGGCTGGAAGCCGATGACGCGGCGGTCGAGCGCGCCATCACCGAGGCGCGCAGCCGCTTCCGCTCGGCCGAGGTGTTTGCGCAGCGCATCGCGATCGAGGGCCACGACGAGGCCAGCCACCGCGAACACACCCGCAAGCTGCTGTCGGGCGAGCGCCTGGCGCAGCGCATCGTCGATCGCGAGGTGCACATCACCGAGGCCGACATCGCCGCCTTTCACGAGGCCAACCCGGCGCTGTTCCGGCGCCCGGAGCAGGTCCGGGTGCGCCAGCTCCTGGTGGCGCTGCCCGCTGACGCCGAGCCTGCGCTCAAGGCGCAGGCGCGCAGCCGCATCGAGGCGCTGCTGGTGCGCGCCCGGGCCGGCGAGAGCTTCGAGGCGCTGGCCCGCACACACTCGGACGCGCCGACCCGCCAATGGGGCGGCGCGCTCGATCCCTTCGGCCGCGGCAGCCAGCCCCGGGCGATCGAGGACGCCGCGTTCGCGCTCGCCCCCGGCGCGCTGTCGGAGGTGATCGAGACGTCGGCCGGCTGGCAGATCCTGCAGCTCGACGAGCGCATCGCCGCCGTGTCGGTGCCGCTGGACGAGGTGCGCGAGCGCATCCGCCGGCACCTGCACGACGGCCGCGGCCAGCAGGCGGTCGAGCGCGAGATCGCGCGGCTGCGCGAGCAGGGCCGGGTCGAGCTGCTGATGCCGCTTTGA